From Planctomycetota bacterium, the proteins below share one genomic window:
- a CDS encoding protein-arginine deiminase family protein: MTQQTRDSGVMPMEQLEGRRLLSATPMTKIMATVDVARPQVAGPEIDLIDQVRAASSRSGLTPGQRESLARDIEAGVFDGTFASEILPADDAPIASLVAGPALSSSSGAFIGGFRPTADLLVDANRDGQITRLDDAFETTWGSGRGDTGALVLPNSDFDGAGSAPDNWRGGRWTTNGPFIPADTDIDANGDLDDLALIRLAKLPTRGTSGLSVTLEIDEVAGAHPYFNQFDAEERVRVFLPTEAGPRGTTVPAVGDVELLGPSQGASAVFTDNPSNGEYDLGLLRFAGGSLLRNANYMDFAIEGLIPGAPVRVTATITDGNQVISSDTVVVQVAPFVLSDHTMNVDTELDARLGNGQDSVSVASSGSSNADLRNKLSSGFTGDLSTANIFDLWIQDGFETGYAQTPTGSMQIILDLPRARSRGGDMSDYLRTQFSGKDVGIDTTINGNISTFDSGGNLDAIPNPDGGPAYFFHGRSMSSFQEDFFRAQGVNPELSVNTDWLWVGHVDEIISVNPDGLGAAYADPELGWALNLWAADINPNATMLQGMNSGSLTTGTLANATNFWNYNKNYVLRSDNLPSVISAVAGAMNADLPMSTPVADSAGTLTKGGSFVAFLDGVREYEVTFTSNTQYDLRYRDADGTWTDAGSGNKNNDEVFPDASAYLLEHWWSGSTSAGDVFTYTANPNAGMVPMPVLFYGSSGASGFAYAYTNNHVNLLSGKTPDGTATAYTGFSYGPQVNYRGQGNESLFDNYVADSLTDAGYDNTVFADARVYHNGIGSIHCGTNVIREVPDEMFWA; the protein is encoded by the coding sequence GTGACCCAACAGACTCGCGATAGTGGCGTGATGCCGATGGAACAACTTGAAGGTCGTCGACTGCTCTCGGCAACCCCCATGACCAAGATCATGGCCACGGTCGACGTAGCCCGGCCACAAGTTGCCGGTCCCGAGATCGACTTGATCGACCAAGTTCGGGCGGCATCCTCACGATCGGGTCTGACACCGGGACAACGTGAATCGCTGGCTCGCGACATCGAAGCCGGGGTATTCGACGGCACGTTTGCGTCTGAAATCCTGCCAGCAGATGACGCGCCGATCGCATCGCTGGTGGCCGGGCCAGCCCTGTCCTCATCGAGCGGCGCGTTCATTGGCGGATTCCGTCCGACGGCGGACCTACTTGTCGACGCCAACCGGGATGGCCAAATCACTCGACTAGACGATGCCTTCGAGACGACCTGGGGAAGCGGTCGAGGCGACACCGGCGCGCTCGTCTTGCCTAACAGCGACTTTGATGGTGCAGGTAGCGCCCCGGACAACTGGCGCGGCGGACGCTGGACGACCAATGGTCCGTTCATTCCGGCCGACACCGACATTGACGCCAACGGCGACCTTGATGACTTGGCATTGATCCGTCTCGCCAAGCTACCGACCCGCGGTACGTCCGGCCTGAGTGTGACGCTGGAGATTGACGAGGTCGCGGGTGCGCATCCGTACTTCAATCAGTTCGACGCCGAGGAACGGGTGCGGGTGTTCCTGCCGACCGAAGCGGGGCCCCGCGGGACGACCGTCCCCGCAGTCGGTGATGTGGAACTCCTCGGACCATCGCAAGGCGCGTCGGCCGTGTTCACCGACAATCCGAGCAACGGCGAGTACGACCTGGGTTTGCTGCGGTTTGCCGGCGGTAGCCTTCTGCGTAACGCCAACTACATGGACTTCGCGATCGAAGGACTCATCCCCGGCGCTCCCGTCCGCGTGACTGCCACCATCACCGACGGCAACCAAGTGATCAGTTCGGACACGGTCGTCGTGCAGGTCGCCCCTTTCGTGCTCTCGGACCACACGATGAACGTCGACACCGAGCTTGACGCCCGCCTGGGCAACGGGCAGGACTCGGTCTCGGTCGCCTCGTCGGGTTCGTCCAACGCCGACCTCCGCAACAAGCTCAGCAGCGGGTTCACCGGCGATCTCTCCACCGCCAATATCTTCGATCTCTGGATTCAGGACGGCTTCGAGACCGGCTACGCCCAGACCCCAACCGGCTCGATGCAGATCATCCTCGACCTGCCCCGTGCCCGCAGCCGCGGCGGGGATATGTCCGACTACCTCCGCACGCAGTTCTCCGGCAAGGACGTGGGCATCGACACCACGATCAACGGCAACATCAGCACCTTCGACTCCGGCGGCAACCTCGACGCCATCCCCAACCCCGACGGCGGGCCGGCCTACTTCTTCCACGGCCGATCCATGTCGAGCTTCCAGGAAGACTTCTTTCGCGCTCAGGGCGTCAACCCCGAACTCTCGGTCAACACCGACTGGCTTTGGGTCGGCCACGTCGACGAGATCATCAGCGTCAATCCCGACGGCCTGGGTGCCGCCTACGCCGACCCGGAACTCGGCTGGGCCCTGAACCTTTGGGCCGCGGATATCAACCCGAACGCCACCATGCTCCAGGGCATGAACTCCGGCTCGCTCACGACCGGCACCCTGGCCAACGCGACCAACTTCTGGAACTACAACAAGAACTATGTGCTGCGGTCGGACAACCTGCCGTCGGTAATCAGTGCCGTGGCGGGCGCGATGAACGCCGACCTTCCAATGAGCACCCCGGTCGCTGACTCGGCCGGCACCCTCACCAAAGGCGGCAGCTTTGTCGCCTTCCTCGATGGTGTCCGCGAGTACGAGGTGACGTTCACGAGCAACACGCAGTATGACTTGCGCTACCGCGACGCCGACGGCACCTGGACCGACGCGGGCAGCGGCAACAAGAACAACGACGAAGTCTTCCCCGATGCGAGCGCATATCTGCTCGAGCACTGGTGGAGCGGCAGCACCTCGGCCGGCGACGTGTTCACCTACACCGCCAACCCCAACGCCGGCATGGTGCCGATGCCCGTGCTGTTCTACGGCTCGAGCGGCGCGTCCGGGTTTGCCTACGCCTACACCAACAACCACGTGAACCTGCTCAGCGGAAAGACGCCCGACGGCACCGCCACGGCTTACACCGGCTTCAGCTACGGCCCGCAGGTGAACTACCGCGGCCAAGGCAACGAGTCGCTCTTTGACAACTACGTCGCCGACTCGCTCACCGACGCCGGCTACGACAACACCGTCTTCGCCGACGCCCGCGTCTACCACAACGGC
- the kdsA gene encoding 3-deoxy-8-phosphooctulonate synthase yields the protein MITLADLTDSPLFVFSGPCVIESEELCLTVGETVRDACAELGLRYVFKASFDKANRSSGASFRGQGLDEGLAIIERVGKKLGVPTITDVHLPEQAEAVGQACDVLQVPAFLARQTDLLHAVGKTGRVVHVKKGQFMAPAEMKNVVNKLTEVGNEQVVLCERGTFFGYGALVNDFTGLAAMADATGKPVCFDVTHSTQQPAGQGTQSGGNPKYSPLLARAAVAAGVDGLFVECHPNPAEAKSDAASMLPLDVVPQLLRECRDLAALRAGFSVKLV from the coding sequence ATGATCACGCTTGCCGATCTCACGGATTCGCCGCTGTTCGTCTTCTCCGGTCCCTGCGTGATCGAGTCGGAGGAGCTTTGTTTGACGGTGGGCGAGACGGTGCGCGATGCGTGTGCGGAGTTGGGGCTGCGGTATGTATTCAAGGCGAGCTTCGACAAAGCCAACCGTTCGAGCGGTGCGTCGTTTCGTGGGCAGGGGTTGGACGAGGGTTTGGCGATCATCGAGCGGGTCGGGAAGAAGCTCGGCGTGCCGACGATCACGGACGTGCATCTGCCCGAGCAGGCCGAGGCCGTTGGGCAGGCGTGCGACGTGTTGCAGGTGCCGGCATTTCTCGCGCGGCAGACCGACCTGCTCCATGCCGTCGGCAAGACCGGCCGGGTCGTGCATGTGAAGAAGGGTCAGTTCATGGCACCGGCCGAGATGAAGAACGTCGTGAACAAGCTCACCGAGGTCGGCAACGAGCAGGTCGTGCTCTGCGAGCGCGGGACGTTCTTCGGGTACGGCGCGTTGGTCAACGACTTCACCGGCCTGGCGGCGATGGCCGACGCGACGGGCAAGCCGGTCTGCTTCGACGTGACCCACTCCACGCAGCAACCCGCCGGCCAGGGCACGCAATCGGGCGGCAATCCGAAGTACTCGCCGCTGCTGGCGCGCGCCGCGGTGGCCGCCGGGGTGGACGGGCTTTTCGTCGAGTGCCACCCGAACCCGGCCGAGGCCAAGAGCGACGCGGCGAGCATGTTGCCGTTGGACGTGGTTCCGCAACTCCTGCGGGAGTGCCGGGATTTGGCCGCACTACGGGCGGGATTTTCAGTGAAACTTGTTTAG